From one Pseudomonas sp. B21-048 genomic stretch:
- a CDS encoding AlpA family transcriptional regulator, whose protein sequence is MQPATIPPKALIRQPALCLWLDLSRSGLDKLRKKDPTFPKPIKANESRQAAAYYVLAEVEAWLRTKIEARDAV, encoded by the coding sequence ATGCAGCCAGCAACAATTCCCCCGAAAGCTCTCATCCGTCAGCCAGCGCTCTGTCTATGGCTGGACCTGTCCCGCTCTGGTCTAGACAAACTCCGCAAGAAAGACCCGACGTTCCCGAAGCCAATTAAGGCCAACGAAAGCCGACAAGCCGCGGCTTATTACGTCTTGGCTGAGGTGGAGGCTTGGTTACGGACCAAGATTGAAGCGAGAGACGCAGTATGA
- a CDS encoding phospholipase D family protein — translation MSVEITSVVGSKETGKKLQQLIAQCQSFAWASAWITPNKAFEAAIKAKAKLESLVIGTHMYITDPLCLQMCVDIPQAKVLLPDSGPLFHPKLYAFRHEKKVTIYVGSANCTNAGLNKNIEAGVFLSGDHLDPNLQSFFTFIKQQAARALDINDPLIESYTANKKLNQDALDDLDNFTWVKKPRHTASSSLHSDLNGTEWEQFVQLVKEDNAKDMRLELLARARQLFASGRTVQEFTVTEQQCVTGLLQPTELDGVDWGYFGQMSAHGSFKRVLREHAPLLSQALDKIPLVGPVKRRHYEAFVEVFQRIPTARATWIGFGTRLLAIKRPDYFVCICNPNKRQLADVFATSFSTFNLDNYWDRVVAPMQLMPWWQEEMPSEGFEQQLWMGRAAMLDAICYDPSMR, via the coding sequence ATGTCTGTCGAAATCACCTCTGTTGTTGGCTCCAAAGAGACCGGGAAAAAGCTCCAGCAGCTCATAGCTCAGTGCCAGTCGTTTGCTTGGGCCAGCGCATGGATTACGCCCAATAAAGCGTTTGAGGCTGCGATTAAAGCCAAGGCGAAGCTTGAGAGCCTCGTCATCGGCACTCACATGTACATCACTGATCCACTCTGCTTGCAGATGTGCGTCGACATCCCCCAGGCCAAGGTTCTGCTGCCCGACTCCGGGCCTCTGTTTCACCCCAAGCTTTACGCCTTCCGACATGAGAAGAAGGTCACCATCTACGTGGGCAGCGCCAACTGCACCAATGCTGGCTTGAACAAGAACATCGAGGCCGGCGTCTTCCTCAGCGGTGACCATCTCGACCCCAACCTCCAATCGTTCTTCACCTTCATCAAGCAGCAGGCGGCCCGAGCCCTGGACATAAACGATCCACTCATTGAGTCCTATACGGCCAACAAAAAGCTCAACCAGGACGCACTTGATGACCTCGACAATTTCACGTGGGTCAAAAAACCCAGACACACTGCCTCCTCCTCACTCCACAGTGATCTCAATGGGACGGAGTGGGAGCAGTTTGTTCAGTTGGTGAAGGAGGACAATGCCAAGGATATGCGACTTGAGCTCCTCGCCAGGGCGAGGCAACTGTTCGCAAGCGGCCGCACCGTTCAGGAGTTCACCGTCACGGAGCAACAGTGCGTAACAGGACTTCTGCAGCCTACCGAGCTCGATGGCGTGGACTGGGGATACTTTGGCCAGATGAGCGCCCACGGCAGCTTCAAGAGAGTACTCAGAGAACACGCCCCTCTCCTGTCTCAAGCCCTCGATAAAATCCCGCTAGTGGGCCCTGTCAAACGCCGGCACTACGAGGCATTCGTCGAAGTTTTTCAGCGTATCCCTACGGCTAGGGCCACTTGGATTGGCTTTGGTACCCGCCTGCTGGCGATTAAAAGACCGGACTACTTCGTCTGTATCTGCAATCCCAATAAGCGGCAACTGGCTGATGTGTTCGCAACGTCTTTTTCGACGTTCAACCTGGACAACTACTGGGATCGCGTCGTGGCGCCGATGCAGCTGATGCCTTGGTGGCAGGAAGAAATGCCCAGCGAGGGGTTCGAGCAGCAGCTTTGGATGGGTAGAGCCGCGATGCTAGATGCCATTTGCTACGATCCCTCAATGCGCTAA
- a CDS encoding ATP-binding protein, which yields MRLSKLRVQNYRSILDTGEFEVEHLKTILVGPNEAGKTAILQAVQQINAPSDIAKFNPLRDYPRSIYTKISRGEIDPEDVPVVTGTFTLDTSDLEHAPNQIKTRLFTYSFTRYLDNSATHSLNNVQLPTYSEIKNDLIRLVAHLDRGITDGLVKVHTESLNKITKSWFPHRPLSSDASVLKQWLEEKLSAIDEDDAKENERWEKIDGILDYAIELKNFLAYLDKNKPTFVLYSNYFRVKPIIHLDSLARRLESNILDDDAYDYGNNCLLKLLGFTAKELSDLGRASDPSHTTTDLEQYREKLDKRSYQLNAASVELTQQIIKVWNPDENKAEASKLKLTADGQYLKVVVEDNIGVEVELDQRSEGFQWLVSFFIVFFAEAKGKHKNTILLLDEPGVSLHALKQREFRKTISMLADENQTIYSTHSPFLVGPDELDMVRVVELTDRKIGTKVHTTVSSTDPAALLPLQEALGYDLAQSLFANQRNLILEGLTDYWYIEAISGLLKDGGNAALNDKISLVPANTASKVVYFATILTSHNLKVAALLDSDNAGNQAAQQEVLVHRLSNKRILRTSDYSVPKIDKAEIEDLLRDTLIEIAKSEFGWDITSAIASTPDKPIIDTFQKHIGKEFSKYKLAKAFLKWSRDHSASDLTENEIEGCASLINAINSALK from the coding sequence ATGCGTTTGAGTAAGTTGCGAGTTCAAAACTATCGGAGCATTTTAGATACCGGCGAATTTGAGGTCGAACACCTTAAAACAATACTAGTCGGCCCCAACGAGGCAGGCAAAACAGCAATTCTTCAAGCAGTTCAGCAAATAAATGCCCCCAGTGATATAGCAAAGTTTAATCCCCTGCGAGATTATCCAAGATCTATATATACTAAAATTAGCCGCGGGGAGATCGATCCTGAAGATGTGCCCGTGGTCACCGGGACTTTCACCCTCGATACCTCTGATCTTGAGCATGCCCCGAATCAAATAAAAACAAGATTATTCACCTATAGTTTTACACGCTACTTAGATAATTCAGCCACACACAGCCTTAATAATGTTCAACTACCAACATACTCAGAGATCAAGAATGACCTAATAAGGCTTGTCGCCCATCTCGACAGGGGTATTACTGACGGATTAGTTAAGGTTCACACCGAGAGTCTCAACAAAATCACGAAATCTTGGTTTCCTCATAGACCACTTTCATCGGATGCTTCCGTGCTTAAACAATGGCTGGAAGAAAAACTTTCAGCCATTGACGAAGACGATGCGAAAGAGAATGAGCGCTGGGAAAAGATAGATGGAATTTTAGATTATGCTATTGAGCTGAAAAACTTCTTAGCTTATCTTGATAAAAATAAGCCAACCTTTGTTCTCTATAGCAATTATTTCCGCGTTAAGCCAATCATCCATTTGGACAGCCTCGCTAGACGCTTGGAGTCAAATATCTTGGATGATGATGCATATGATTACGGTAACAACTGCTTGCTTAAGCTTCTCGGTTTCACTGCAAAAGAGCTCTCTGATCTCGGAAGAGCCTCCGATCCTAGTCATACAACAACTGATCTTGAGCAATATCGAGAGAAGCTCGATAAACGCAGCTACCAGCTAAATGCCGCAAGCGTAGAACTTACTCAGCAGATTATTAAAGTGTGGAATCCGGATGAAAACAAGGCGGAAGCTAGCAAGCTAAAGCTGACTGCAGACGGTCAGTATCTGAAAGTTGTGGTTGAAGACAACATTGGTGTCGAAGTTGAGCTCGACCAGCGCTCCGAGGGCTTTCAATGGCTGGTCTCGTTCTTCATCGTCTTCTTTGCCGAGGCAAAAGGAAAACACAAAAACACCATCCTTCTACTGGATGAGCCCGGTGTGAGCCTACATGCTTTGAAGCAGCGAGAGTTCAGAAAAACCATTTCAATGCTCGCCGATGAAAACCAAACAATATATTCAACCCATTCGCCATTTTTAGTGGGCCCGGATGAGCTTGACATGGTTAGGGTGGTGGAGCTGACGGATAGGAAAATCGGCACTAAGGTACATACGACTGTGTCCTCCACCGACCCAGCAGCACTCCTGCCGCTACAGGAGGCGCTTGGCTACGACTTGGCCCAGAGCCTGTTTGCAAACCAACGTAATCTTATTCTCGAAGGGTTGACTGACTATTGGTACATCGAGGCTATTTCTGGCCTGCTCAAAGATGGAGGGAACGCGGCACTGAATGACAAGATCTCACTCGTTCCCGCCAATACCGCCAGCAAGGTAGTGTATTTCGCGACGATCCTAACGTCGCACAATCTGAAGGTAGCTGCACTTCTTGACTCTGATAATGCGGGTAACCAGGCTGCTCAACAAGAAGTGCTAGTACACCGACTCAGCAACAAAAGGATTCTTCGCACCTCAGATTACTCGGTACCAAAGATCGATAAGGCCGAAATCGAAGATCTACTTAGGGACACACTCATTGAAATCGCGAAGTCTGAGTTTGGCTGGGACATCACGTCAGCCATAGCAAGCACTCCCGACAAACCCATCATAGATACATTCCAGAAGCACATTGGTAAGGAATTCTCGAAGTACAAGCTAGCCAAGGCTTTCTTGAAGTGGTCGCGCGATCACTCGGCGTCAGATTTGACTGAAAACGAAATTGAGGGTTGTGCGAGTCTCATTAACGCGATCAATTCCGCACTGAAATGA
- a CDS encoding phage integrase central domain-containing protein → MARTVTPLTDPKCEAAKPRAKDYTLFDGQGLFLLVKATGTKVWRFKYKKPSGKPGLATFGNYPALGLKAARARRADALELLAHGQDPIESAKQAKIEAANEAGNTFEALALEWHASMAGKWSKDHAVRVLKEIEVDLFPMLGKRPVSDLKTRDLLACLKAVEKRGALDVVGRLRQRIAGIMRIAVQREFIEYNPALDLVGGTATRKTKHRPALPLERLPELLQRCEADTGRPLTCLAVSLALLVFIRSSELRFARWSEFDFTRSMWTIPGERAPIEGVKRSHRGAKMGTPHLVPLSRQTLEVLEQIRRLSGRFDLVLPGDHYYWRPMSENTVNKSLRRMGYDTKIEVCGHGFRTMACSALVESGLWSRDAVERQMSHQERNGVRAAYIHKAEHLEERRLMMTWWADYLDANREKHITPYDFAHRNTDVVSVERGLQAWK, encoded by the coding sequence ATGGCGCGCACCGTAACCCCCCTTACCGACCCCAAATGCGAGGCCGCCAAGCCCCGCGCAAAGGACTACACCCTGTTCGACGGGCAAGGGCTTTTTTTGCTTGTAAAGGCTACCGGCACGAAGGTCTGGCGCTTCAAGTATAAAAAGCCAAGCGGTAAGCCTGGTCTGGCAACGTTCGGCAACTACCCGGCTCTCGGTCTGAAAGCCGCCCGCGCGCGTCGAGCCGATGCACTCGAGTTGCTGGCGCATGGCCAAGACCCCATCGAGAGCGCTAAGCAAGCAAAGATCGAGGCGGCCAATGAGGCGGGGAACACCTTTGAAGCGCTGGCCCTGGAATGGCACGCCAGCATGGCCGGCAAATGGTCGAAGGATCACGCGGTCAGGGTGCTGAAAGAGATTGAGGTTGATCTTTTCCCCATGCTGGGCAAACGCCCCGTATCCGACCTGAAAACCCGCGACCTGCTGGCCTGTCTGAAGGCGGTAGAGAAGCGCGGCGCGCTTGATGTGGTTGGGCGACTGCGCCAGCGCATCGCCGGAATCATGCGAATCGCCGTTCAGCGCGAGTTTATCGAATACAACCCGGCGCTTGATCTGGTGGGCGGGACTGCCACCCGCAAGACCAAACACCGCCCGGCCTTGCCCCTTGAGCGGTTGCCGGAGTTGTTGCAACGCTGCGAGGCTGACACCGGACGACCGCTTACCTGTCTTGCTGTAAGCCTCGCTCTACTGGTGTTCATTCGTTCTAGTGAGCTGCGCTTTGCCCGCTGGTCTGAGTTCGACTTTACCCGGAGCATGTGGACGATTCCCGGTGAACGGGCACCAATCGAGGGCGTCAAGAGGTCGCACCGAGGAGCCAAGATGGGGACTCCGCACCTTGTCCCGTTGTCACGCCAGACGCTTGAAGTGCTAGAGCAGATACGCCGGCTAAGCGGGCGTTTTGATCTGGTGTTGCCGGGCGATCACTACTACTGGCGGCCAATGTCGGAGAACACCGTAAACAAGTCACTGCGCCGTATGGGGTACGACACCAAGATAGAGGTTTGCGGGCACGGTTTCCGCACTATGGCCTGTTCCGCGTTGGTCGAGTCCGGCCTATGGTCGCGTGACGCGGTTGAACGGCAAATGAGCCACCAAGAGCGCAACGGCGTGCGCGCGGCCTATATCCACAAGGCTGAGCACCTGGAAGAGCGTCGGCTGATGATGACGTGGTGGGCTGACTACCTGGACGCCAACCGGGAAAAGCACATCACGCCCTATGATTTTGCACACCGGAACACTGATGTGGTGAGCGTGGAGAGGGGGCTACAAGCATGGAAATAA
- a CDS encoding HNH endonuclease: MAHKSVIKHRFAAFDRQGGRCYYCGFQMWRDTPEAFARRHDLSLRQARHFQCTAEHLVARQDGGRDTQSNIAAACQRCNQRRHKRKDAPEPQEYKALVEKRLSKGGWHPLPAGPHLF, encoded by the coding sequence ATGGCCCATAAATCAGTTATCAAACATCGTTTCGCTGCGTTCGATCGCCAAGGTGGCCGCTGCTATTACTGCGGCTTCCAGATGTGGCGCGATACTCCTGAGGCCTTCGCCCGCCGCCATGACCTTTCCCTTCGGCAAGCTAGGCACTTCCAGTGCACAGCCGAGCATCTAGTCGCCAGGCAGGATGGCGGAAGAGATACCCAGTCCAATATTGCTGCCGCCTGCCAGCGGTGCAATCAGCGCCGTCATAAGCGCAAGGACGCGCCTGAGCCGCAGGAGTACAAGGCTTTAGTGGAGAAGCGGCTGAGCAAAGGTGGCTGGCATCCGCTCCCAGCAGGACCCCATTTGTTCTGA